A genomic window from Phocoena sinus isolate mPhoSin1 chromosome 20, mPhoSin1.pri, whole genome shotgun sequence includes:
- the DHX33 gene encoding ATP-dependent RNA helicase DHX33 isoform X2: protein MASPVAEHRLQTHRLNGHGSRAQPLHGMWDLPGPGHEPVSPASAGGLSTTAPPGKPFLSTFKASVGYTVRFDDVTSEDTKIKFLTDGMLLREAISDSLLRKYSCVILDEAHERTVHTDVLFGVVKAAQKRRKELGKLPLKVIVMSATMDVDLFSQYFSGAPVLYLEGRQHPIQIFYTKQPQHDYLHAALVSVFQIHQEAPSSQDILVFLTGQEEIEAMSKTCRDIAKHLPDGCPSMLVLPLYASLPYAQQLRVFQGAPKGCRKVIISTNIAETSITITGIKYVVDTGMVKAKKYNPDSGLEVLAVQRVSKTQAWQRTGRAGREDSGICYRLYTEDEFEKFEKMTVPEIQRCNLASVMLQLLAMKVPNVLTFDFMSKPSPDHVQAAVAQLELLGALENKDGQLTLTPIGRKMAAFPLEPKFAKTILLSPKFHCTEEILTIISLLSVDSVLYNPPSRRDEVQAVRKKFISSEGDHITLLNIYRAFKNTGGNKDWCKENFVHSKNMMLVAEVRSQLRDICLKMSMPILSSRGDTESVRRCLAHSLFMSTAELQPDGSYATTDTHQPVAIHPSSVLFHCKPACVVYTELLFTNKCYMRDLCVVDAEWLYEAAPDFFRRKLRASRN, encoded by the exons atggcctctcccgttgcggagcacaggctccagacgcacaggctcaacggccatggctcacgggcccagccgctccacggcatgtgggatcttcccggaccagggcacgaacccgtgtcccctgcatcggcaggcggactctcaaccactgcgccaccagggaagcccttcctgagCACTTTCAAGGCTTCG GTTGGCTACACGGTGCGCTTCGACGATGTCACCTCGGAGGACACCAAGATCAAGTTCCTGACGGATGGCATGCTTCTGCGCGAGGCCATTTCAGACTCCCTGCTTCGGAAGTACAGCTGCGTCATTTTGGATGAAGCCCATGAACGGACTGTCCACACGGATGTGCTCTTTGGGGTGGTGAAAGCTGCCCAGAAGAGGCGGAAGGAGCTGGGGAAGCTGCCTCTCAAA GTGATTGTGATGTCGGCCACGATGGACGTGGACCTGTTCTCCCAGTATTTCAGCGGAGCCCCCGTCCTCTACCTGGAGGGCCGGCAGCACCCGATCCAGATTTTCTACACCAAGCAGCCCCAGCACGATTACCTGCACGCGGCCCTGGTCTCCGTCTTCCAGATCCACCAG GAAGCCCCCTCCTCTCAGGACATCCTGGTGTTCCTCACTGGGCAGGAGGAGATCGAAGCCATGAGCAAGACCTGCCGGGACATTGCCAAACACCTCCCCGACGGCTGCCCCTCCATGCTGGTCCTTCCGCTCTATGCCTCCCTGCCCTACGCCCAGCAGCTGCGTGTCTTCCAGGGGGCCCCGAAG gGCTGTCGCAAAGTGATCATTTCAACCAACATCGCTGAAACCTCCATAACCATTACAGGAATAAAATATGTAGTTGACACGGGCATGGTTAAAGCAAAGAAGTATAACCCCG ACAGTGGCCTGGAGGTGTTAGCTGTGCAACGGGTGTCAAAGACCCAGGCCTGGCAACGCACAGGACGGGCTGGCAGAGAGGACAGTGGTATCTGTTACCGGCTCTACACGGAGGATGAGTTTGAGAAGTTTGAGAAGATGACGGTGCCAGAGATCCAAAG GTGTAACCTGGCGAGCGTGATGCTGCAGCTCCTCGCAATGAAAGTCCCAAACGTGCTCACCTTTGACTTCATGTCCAAACCATCTCCAG ATCACGTTCAGGCAGCCGTCGCCCAGCTGGAGCTGTTGGGTGCCCTTGAAAACAAAGATGGCCAGCTCACCCTGACTCCAATAGGAAGAAAGATGGCGGCTTTCCCGTTAGAACCCAAATTTGCCAAA ACCATCCTCCTGTCCCCCAAATTCCACTGCACGGAGGAGATACTGACCATCATCTCCCTGCTGTCAGTGGACAGCGTTCTCTACAACCCCCCCTCCCGGCGGGATGAAGTGCAGGCTGTGCGGAAGAAGTTCATATCCAGCGAGGGCGATCACATCACCCTGCTTAACATATACCGGGCCTTCAAGAACACAGGCGGAAACAAG GATTGGTGCAAAGAGAATTTTGTCCACAGCAAGAATATGATGCTGGTAGCTGAAGTCAGATCACAGCTGAGGGATATCTGCCTAAAG ATGTCCATGCCGATCCTGTCGTCGCGAGGGGACACAGAGAGCGTCCGCCGCTGCCTGGCGCACAGCCTCTTCATGAGCACCGCCGAGCTGCAGCCCGACGGGTCCTATGCCACCACGGACACCCACCAGCCCGTGGCCATCCACCCCTCGTCCGTCCTCTTCCACTGCAAGCCGGCCTGCGTCGTGTACACGGAGCTGCTCTTCACCAACAAGTGCTACATGCGCGACCTGTGCGTGGTGGACGCCGAGTGGCTGTACGAGGCTGCCCCCGACTTCTTCAGGAGGAAGCTGAGGGCCTCCAGGAACTGA
- the DHX33 gene encoding ATP-dependent RNA helicase DHX33 isoform X1, whose amino-acid sequence MPEEAGFPPGKRFRPGAGPLRRAGSCPHGRRVVMLLTAGGGGGGGGGGRRQQPPLAQPSVSPYREAVELQRRSLPIFQARGQLLAQLRNLDSAVLLGETGSGKTTQIPQYLYEGGIGRQAIIAVTQPRRVAAISLATRVSDEKRTELGKLVGYTVRFDDVTSEDTKIKFLTDGMLLREAISDSLLRKYSCVILDEAHERTVHTDVLFGVVKAAQKRRKELGKLPLKVIVMSATMDVDLFSQYFSGAPVLYLEGRQHPIQIFYTKQPQHDYLHAALVSVFQIHQEAPSSQDILVFLTGQEEIEAMSKTCRDIAKHLPDGCPSMLVLPLYASLPYAQQLRVFQGAPKGCRKVIISTNIAETSITITGIKYVVDTGMVKAKKYNPDSGLEVLAVQRVSKTQAWQRTGRAGREDSGICYRLYTEDEFEKFEKMTVPEIQRCNLASVMLQLLAMKVPNVLTFDFMSKPSPDHVQAAVAQLELLGALENKDGQLTLTPIGRKMAAFPLEPKFAKTILLSPKFHCTEEILTIISLLSVDSVLYNPPSRRDEVQAVRKKFISSEGDHITLLNIYRAFKNTGGNKDWCKENFVHSKNMMLVAEVRSQLRDICLKMSMPILSSRGDTESVRRCLAHSLFMSTAELQPDGSYATTDTHQPVAIHPSSVLFHCKPACVVYTELLFTNKCYMRDLCVVDAEWLYEAAPDFFRRKLRASRN is encoded by the exons ATGCCCGAGGAGGCGGGCTTCCCGCCGGGCAAGAGATTCCGGCCGGGCGCCGGGCCTTTGAGGCGCGCCGGGTCCTGCCCTCACGGGCGGCGAGTGGTGATGCTGCTGaccgcgggcggcggcggcggcggaggaggagGTGGCCGGAGGCAGCAGCCACCCCTGGCCCAGCCCTCGGTCAGCCCCTACCGTGAGGCCGTGGAGCTGCAGCGCCGGAGTCTGCCCATCTTCCAGGCGCGGGGGCAGCTGTTGGCCCAGCTCCGAAACCTGGACAGCGCCGTCCTCCTCG ggGAAACCGGCTCTGGGAAGACAACGCAGATCCCTCAGTACCTGTATGAAGGGGGGATTGGCCGCCAGGCCATCATTGCCGTGACCCAGCCTCGTCGAGTGGCTGCTATCTCTCTGGCTACCAGAGTCTCAGACGAGAAGAGAACCGAACTCGGGAAGCTG GTTGGCTACACGGTGCGCTTCGACGATGTCACCTCGGAGGACACCAAGATCAAGTTCCTGACGGATGGCATGCTTCTGCGCGAGGCCATTTCAGACTCCCTGCTTCGGAAGTACAGCTGCGTCATTTTGGATGAAGCCCATGAACGGACTGTCCACACGGATGTGCTCTTTGGGGTGGTGAAAGCTGCCCAGAAGAGGCGGAAGGAGCTGGGGAAGCTGCCTCTCAAA GTGATTGTGATGTCGGCCACGATGGACGTGGACCTGTTCTCCCAGTATTTCAGCGGAGCCCCCGTCCTCTACCTGGAGGGCCGGCAGCACCCGATCCAGATTTTCTACACCAAGCAGCCCCAGCACGATTACCTGCACGCGGCCCTGGTCTCCGTCTTCCAGATCCACCAG GAAGCCCCCTCCTCTCAGGACATCCTGGTGTTCCTCACTGGGCAGGAGGAGATCGAAGCCATGAGCAAGACCTGCCGGGACATTGCCAAACACCTCCCCGACGGCTGCCCCTCCATGCTGGTCCTTCCGCTCTATGCCTCCCTGCCCTACGCCCAGCAGCTGCGTGTCTTCCAGGGGGCCCCGAAG gGCTGTCGCAAAGTGATCATTTCAACCAACATCGCTGAAACCTCCATAACCATTACAGGAATAAAATATGTAGTTGACACGGGCATGGTTAAAGCAAAGAAGTATAACCCCG ACAGTGGCCTGGAGGTGTTAGCTGTGCAACGGGTGTCAAAGACCCAGGCCTGGCAACGCACAGGACGGGCTGGCAGAGAGGACAGTGGTATCTGTTACCGGCTCTACACGGAGGATGAGTTTGAGAAGTTTGAGAAGATGACGGTGCCAGAGATCCAAAG GTGTAACCTGGCGAGCGTGATGCTGCAGCTCCTCGCAATGAAAGTCCCAAACGTGCTCACCTTTGACTTCATGTCCAAACCATCTCCAG ATCACGTTCAGGCAGCCGTCGCCCAGCTGGAGCTGTTGGGTGCCCTTGAAAACAAAGATGGCCAGCTCACCCTGACTCCAATAGGAAGAAAGATGGCGGCTTTCCCGTTAGAACCCAAATTTGCCAAA ACCATCCTCCTGTCCCCCAAATTCCACTGCACGGAGGAGATACTGACCATCATCTCCCTGCTGTCAGTGGACAGCGTTCTCTACAACCCCCCCTCCCGGCGGGATGAAGTGCAGGCTGTGCGGAAGAAGTTCATATCCAGCGAGGGCGATCACATCACCCTGCTTAACATATACCGGGCCTTCAAGAACACAGGCGGAAACAAG GATTGGTGCAAAGAGAATTTTGTCCACAGCAAGAATATGATGCTGGTAGCTGAAGTCAGATCACAGCTGAGGGATATCTGCCTAAAG ATGTCCATGCCGATCCTGTCGTCGCGAGGGGACACAGAGAGCGTCCGCCGCTGCCTGGCGCACAGCCTCTTCATGAGCACCGCCGAGCTGCAGCCCGACGGGTCCTATGCCACCACGGACACCCACCAGCCCGTGGCCATCCACCCCTCGTCCGTCCTCTTCCACTGCAAGCCGGCCTGCGTCGTGTACACGGAGCTGCTCTTCACCAACAAGTGCTACATGCGCGACCTGTGCGTGGTGGACGCCGAGTGGCTGTACGAGGCTGCCCCCGACTTCTTCAGGAGGAAGCTGAGGGCCTCCAGGAACTGA